In Nostoc piscinale CENA21, the genomic stretch CAGGTGGCAATTAATAAAGAGCGAATGAGTTCATCTGAACCATTACCCACAGAAATATTAGCCGCAGTCAACGGTGAGGAAGCAAGATTAGCTGATTCATTGATATATTCTGCGATCGCATCTTTGAGTAACTCATGGCCACCATCAGGATAGCGATTGGTTTCGATAACTTGCTGATATGTCCAGGCTAATTTTTCTTTGAGTTCCAGGGGCAAATCATAAGGACTTTCATTAGTATCCAGTCGATCAAACTGGGTGGCGACTGGTTCTGCTGTATTGCTGCTGGGGTGAGGTTTGTAAGCCGTAAATTGGGCTAAATCTGAACGGATAAAAGGAAGCATAATTTCAGTTGATAGTCATTAGTGATTTGTTCTTATGACTAAGAGAGTGCTTGTTGGCAGGTTTCATATTTTACCGTTTTACGGTAACTGACAGAAGAGGCGAATTGCTTGCCAAATTTTGTCTGTGACATTACCTAAAGCATGATCACTCTCAAGTTCGATTAACTTTACCCAAGGGCGTGAGTCTGCAAAGTTACGACTTGCTGTAATGGGAATCACCTCATCTTGTCTACCGTGCAGAATCAGCGTTGGGACTGGACGCTGCAAGATATCCTCTTGATATTGCTGGGCATCTGTTACGAAATCGTAACTTAGAGGCAGCGATCGCGCTTCCCCATAGTGGTAAACCATGAGATATTTGTCTTGTTGCCAACGCTTCATCGCTTCATCTCCTAGCTTCGGCAACCAATGAGATAAAAAGCCAAAAGCAGGTGCTAACAAAATTAAGCGTTGTACTTGCTCGTATTGTTTTGCCAAATGAGCAGATACCAAACCACCTAAACTAGAACCGATTAATGTAACTGGTGCAGAATTGTTTATAAATGCTGCTACTTGATTGATTTGGCGAGTAATTGTCAACTGAGAGAAATTACCAGCATTGAGATCAGGAATATTTAGCTGTATTGGAATTGTTTGAAAGCGATCGCTCATCGCCTGGGCTTTAGCAGATTTCGGGCTAGAAGCAAACCCATGAAGATAAATGTATTGCAAGACCGTAGTTATTGAAATTAAAAGGAACAGGGAAAAGTTCAGGCTTACGAAGAGGGTTTAACCCCTTCTAAAGCGATCATTTTAACCCTGAGCGAACTTGTATTATTTATACCCATTAAAAGGTTTAAGGTGGGGGGAAATCTCCTTCTAGTGGTCTCCCTCCAGAATGACCACCACCAGTATGATCACCACCTGGATTGCCACCGGGATTATCACCTGGATTGCCACCTGGATTGCCACCGGGATTATCACCTGGATTGCCACCTGGGTTGCCACCTGGATTGCCACCTGGGTTACCACCTGGATTGCCGCCTGGGTTACCACCGGGATTACTACCTGGGTCGCCACCCGGATTACCACCAGGATTACCGCCGTGATCACCACCCGGATTGCCGCCGTGATCACCACCTGGGTTGCCACCAGGATTGCCGCCGTGATCACCACCTGGGTCGCCGCCGTGATCACCACCTGGGTTGCCGCCTGGGTTACCACCGGGATTACCACCAGGATTGCCACCTGGGTTGCCACCGGGATTACCTCCTGGGTTGCCACTGGGATTACCGCCAGTGTTACCGTCAGGATTACCAATATTACTTGGCAGATTTATTTCATTGTTGCTGGTATTGCGAGTAGTGTCTGATATTACTTCTCCAGTATTGACAAAAGAATCTACTGAAGAATTATCTAAGTCCCTATTTTGGTCAGATGAGTTAGAAGAGTTATTACCAGATAACTCCATAAAAGATGGATTTTCAATGACTCCTTGACCGACTAGAGGCATTTGTGTTGCTAATGCTGCGATAATTTCAGATTGAACACTAGCGATCGCTGGGTCAGGGTTAGCTGTACTATTTTGCTTAGTTAAATCCAATCCTTCTACTAAATCACTGGTTTCATAAAAAGTTTTCAAATCAAAATCATATAAGCCCCGAAATTCACCTTTAACGATGACCATCAGTTGTCCTGCTTCCAACACCTGATTTTGAGAGGCTGCTTGATTAAATACTTCAATACCGCTATTTGTCAGCGCCCCAACAATTGTGGTGTCTGTTTGTTTGTCGTAGCGGACAAATAATGCTGAACCACGAATAGCCGCAGTCGCACTTGGTGTTTGTATACGTGTCTGTCCTTTTCCGGGTGGAATCAGTAACAGTACTGTCCCGTTGGATAGCCGAAAATTTCTGGTTCTGGGTAGGAATTGAAATATTGCTCTTTCTCCAACCCTTGCTAGAGAACCATCGTTAAAACGCAAATCAGCTAAAGATGCTCTACCTGTTGACAACCCATCGCCAGGAATTATCGGATCTAATTTGCGTGCTGGGCGCTTTTTGTTATTTTGAGGCAGCAATTGCACTAAATTTCGCAGATTTTGAATCTCGGCGCGAGTTAGAGGAGTAGACGCGATCGC encodes the following:
- a CDS encoding YqiA/YcfP family alpha/beta fold hydrolase, which gives rise to MQYIYLHGFASSPKSAKAQAMSDRFQTIPIQLNIPDLNAGNFSQLTITRQINQVAAFINNSAPVTLIGSSLGGLVSAHLAKQYEQVQRLILLAPAFGFLSHWLPKLGDEAMKRWQQDKYLMVYHYGEARSLPLSYDFVTDAQQYQEDILQRPVPTLILHGRQDEVIPITASRNFADSRPWVKLIELESDHALGNVTDKIWQAIRLFCQLP
- a CDS encoding FecR family protein, producing the protein MSLKFIALLIMSVWGVNMMPLSAIASTPLTRAEIQNLRNLVQLLPQNNKKRPARKLDPIIPGDGLSTGRASLADLRFNDGSLARVGERAIFQFLPRTRNFRLSNGTVLLLIPPGKGQTRIQTPSATAAIRGSALFVRYDKQTDTTIVGALTNSGIEVFNQAASQNQVLEAGQLMVIVKGEFRGLYDFDLKTFYETSDLVEGLDLTKQNSTANPDPAIASVQSEIIAALATQMPLVGQGVIENPSFMELSGNNSSNSSDQNRDLDNSSVDSFVNTGEVISDTTRNTSNNEINLPSNIGNPDGNTGGNPSGNPGGNPGGNPGGNPGGNPGGNPGGNPGGDHGGDPGGDHGGNPGGNPGGDHGGNPGGDHGGNPGGNPGGDPGSNPGGNPGGNPGGNPGGNPGGNPGGNPGDNPGGNPGGNPGDNPGGNPGGDHTGGGHSGGRPLEGDFPPP